A window of bacterium contains these coding sequences:
- a CDS encoding SDR family oxidoreductase, with amino-acid sequence MKTQVSQDVNPVKWYEHLYGLTLERWNSFHGKNFWITGAGTGYGRCIACALAAAGAQVFLTGRRIEKLQETIEEIASFSITTESCHIVKCDVTNYDDILRACDKVKSLCSSLNGLVHCAAIPSKPGSLNPLQEDSLEYWNKIMATNVTAPWLSTKTIFPYMLNSGSIRVLFLTSGAGWASTSGVGMYNVSKAALNSLCHSMAQEYAHSFPGKDIQMNALDPGEARTEMNQGPTQSPYAVCSMVLILLSHPKGGPNGYFFHRDGRHLQFCYTEPYYKLLIVR; translated from the coding sequence ATGAAAACACAAGTGAGTCAAGATGTTAATCCTGTAAAATGGTATGAACATCTTTATGGACTTACACTAGAACGATGGAATTCATTCCATGGGAAAAATTTTTGGATTACTGGTGCAGGAACAGGTTATGGTCGTTGTATAGCTTGTGCTTTGGCTGCAGCTGGAGCTCAGGTTTTTTTGACAGGCAGGCGTATTGAAAAATTACAGGAAACTATTGAAGAAATAGCATCTTTTAGTATCACTACAGAAAGCTGCCATATAGTAAAGTGCGATGTTACCAACTATGATGATATCCTAAGGGCTTGCGATAAAGTAAAAAGCCTATGCAGTAGTTTAAATGGTTTGGTACACTGCGCTGCTATACCCAGCAAGCCTGGTAGCCTTAATCCACTTCAAGAAGATTCTTTAGAATATTGGAATAAGATAATGGCAACAAATGTTACTGCACCATGGTTATCAACCAAAACAATCTTCCCGTATATGCTTAATAGCGGGAGTATTAGGGTTTTGTTTTTAACTTCTGGGGCTGGTTGGGCATCCACATCTGGTGTAGGGATGTATAATGTATCAAAAGCAGCCCTAAACAGCCTTTGTCACTCAATGGCACAAGAATATGCTCATAGTTTTCCAGGAAAAGATATTCAGATGAATGCGTTAGATCCCGGTGAGGCAAGAACAGAGATGAATCAAGGTCCAACCCAAAGTCCTTATGCAGTTTGTAGCATGGTGCTCATCCTATTATCTCATCCAAAAGGAGGGCCAAACGGCTACTTTTTTCATCGTGATGGACGGCATCTGCAATTTTGCTATACAGAACCCTATTATAAACTACTTATTGTGAGGTAA
- a CDS encoding tetratricopeptide repeat protein produces MDIEVKLNQFADFIQVMILRRLAQSVARQSCKFLEIGSWCGDSTIILAKVAKEVGGQVFCIDWWKGNRGTELEDIAKKVDIFSVFWSRIYNEGLEDVVIPIRTRSDIASKILKEKMFDLIYIDGDHRYEAVLKDIQEYLSLVRPNGILCGHDCEGSIFDFDKGILEQYKDIDCYGGVHCGVVLAVGSIFKDYSIDNGVWSVQLTKKGKWKPTNLIYPDISKIIEEALSFQLLDKHMKKHILLTVGDIYLQQRRYSEAKERYEEALALEPSDKNTKVNVLIHLANLYFQQGKFPEAEEKLKETLFLEPPDRNTRASILFGLGNIYSLQQRYKDAEEEYKRALSLEPPDKNLRCGILIQLANLYSQQGKFNEAEEELKKALALEPTHRNTKANILISLGNIYSLQQRYKDAEEEYKKALSLEPPDKNLRCGILIQLANLYSQQGKFNEAEEELKKALALEPPDRNTKANILIALGNLYSQQQKHKEAEERLKEAISLKPSDKNVVISIYYTLGSNYEREGELEKAKEKFEETINFAKEIPSFANRNRFIGGAHFHLGSIYRKQKKEELAKQHFEECLRFIPNHKKAKENLERF; encoded by the coding sequence ATGGATATTGAGGTCAAACTAAATCAGTTCGCTGATTTTATACAGGTAATGATTTTAAGGAGACTTGCTCAATCTGTGGCAAGGCAAAGTTGCAAGTTTCTTGAAATAGGGAGTTGGTGTGGTGATTCGACGATTATATTGGCGAAAGTTGCTAAAGAAGTAGGTGGGCAGGTGTTTTGCATAGATTGGTGGAAAGGTAATCGAGGGACTGAATTGGAGGATATAGCAAAGAAGGTGGATATATTTTCAGTTTTTTGGAGTCGGATATATAATGAAGGTCTTGAAGATGTGGTTATCCCTATCAGAACACGGTCTGATATTGCTTCTAAGATTTTGAAAGAGAAAATGTTCGACCTGATCTATATTGATGGAGACCATAGATATGAGGCGGTATTAAAAGATATTCAGGAGTATCTCTCTTTAGTTCGTCCTAATGGAATACTATGTGGGCATGACTGTGAAGGAAGTATCTTTGATTTTGATAAAGGAATTTTAGAACAATATAAAGATATTGATTGCTACGGCGGTGTTCACTGTGGAGTTGTTCTTGCTGTGGGTTCTATATTTAAGGATTATTCAATTGATAATGGTGTTTGGAGTGTCCAACTCACTAAAAAAGGTAAATGGAAACCAACTAATTTAATATATCCGGATATTTCAAAAATAATAGAAGAAGCACTATCCTTTCAGCTATTAGATAAGCATATGAAGAAACACATTCTACTCACTGTGGGAGATATTTACCTTCAGCAGCGGAGATATTCTGAAGCCAAGGAGAGATACGAAGAAGCCCTTGCTTTAGAACCATCAGACAAGAATACAAAGGTAAATGTTCTAATTCACCTTGCAAACCTCTACTTCCAGCAAGGCAAATTCCCCGAGGCAGAAGAGAAACTCAAAGAGACCCTCTTTCTTGAACCCCCAGACAGAAACACAAGAGCAAGCATCTTGTTCGGTCTTGGAAATATCTATTCTCTTCAGCAAAGATACAAAGATGCCGAAGAGGAATATAAAAGGGCATTATCCTTAGAGCCACCAGATAAGAATCTAAGGTGTGGTATTCTAATCCAGCTCGCAAACCTCTACTCCCAACAAGGCAAATTCAATGAAGCAGAAGAAGAGTTGAAGAAGGCTTTAGCTTTAGAACCAACTCACAGGAACACCAAGGCAAACATCTTAATCAGTCTGGGGAATATTTACTCCCTTCAACAAAGATACAAGGATGCCGAAGAAGAATATAAAAAGGCATTATCCTTAGAGCCACCAGATAAGAATCTAAGATGTGGTATTCTAATCCAGCTCGCAAACCTCTACTCCCAACAAGGCAAATTCAATGAAGCAGAAGAAGAGTTGAAGAAGGCTTTGGCTTTAGAACCACCTGACAGGAACACCAAGGCAAACATCTTAATTGCTCTTGGAAACCTCTACTCCCAACAACAAAAGCATAAAGAGGCAGAGGAAAGACTCAAAGAGGCTATCTCCTTAAAACCATCTGACAAGAACGTAGTAATTTCAATCTATTATACCCTCGGCTCAAATTATGAGAGAGAAGGAGAATTAGAAAAAGCAAAAGAGAAATTTGAAGAAACAATAAATTTTGCAAAAGAAATCCCTTCTTTTGCAAATAGAAATAGATTTATAGGTGGTGCCCATTTCCATTTAGGAAGTATTTATCGAAAACAGAAGAAAGAAGAACTGGCGAAACAACACTTTGAAGAATGCCTCAGGTTTATTCCAAACCATAAAAAGGCAAAAGAGAATTTGGAGAGGTTCTAA
- a CDS encoding radical SAM protein, producing MMNRINLIPSILFIPSKIELNSYNRPKKGEVMKVVAYIFVGFVGGFGNPCQNFIWEDLKGKPVLLHIIDRLKIGRKITDIIPYTHLWKEGEEDKKALELAERYGLKLYFIKTDRWESMLEFQKNIGIEDNDILFIPINSPLIDPEIVDFLVEKIKSLEIDYMWTEGFPEGIGTELWKADIWHKFCEIDPKGIFLRITGGHHSFAKTSTLFKKYCVKAENIWNKLDLNLSIDSSKQLSLMRKIYDRFYKEGEIVDTKEVLRTYEEEPEFFEVLHRDQIEIELTNDCNLNCIICPRTSKMTRETGYMDFDLFKKIIDETSASSVHFSGLGEPLLHPNVLEMFAYAKDKGLEVGLWTNGLNLDEKFSRDIIEKGLLDYIILGLDAATKETYAKIKGVDLFDKAVYNITKFLELKRELLKDAPRVYGTRKPLVGIQIVKMKENEAEIEQFMERWDFQEKAKKMINYRNGVQQKDSRVNVELWETLYEKFLPVEYAIIGHFNNFCGQIEDRSVVDVTPLKRFPCKQLKAGLSVLWNGDAVHCRQDFNGEYSFGNLKGQALEEIIESKRLKGICQIHKNKNYKRLPLCANCKEWYYNIYA from the coding sequence ATGATGAACAGGATAAATTTAATCCCGTCAATCCTGTTCATCCCGTCAAAAATAGAACTGAATAGTTACAATAGACCTAAAAAAGGAGAAGTAATGAAGGTTGTAGCCTATATCTTTGTTGGTTTTGTGGGTGGATTTGGGAACCCTTGCCAAAATTTTATCTGGGAAGACCTGAAAGGAAAGCCTGTCCTTTTGCATATAATAGATAGACTGAAGATAGGCAGGAAGATAACTGATATCATTCCTTATACACATCTTTGGAAAGAAGGAGAAGAGGATAAAAAGGCACTGGAGCTTGCAGAAAGGTATGGGTTAAAGTTATATTTTATAAAGACTGATAGATGGGAAAGTATGCTTGAGTTTCAAAAAAATATAGGAATTGAAGACAATGATATTCTATTTATTCCAATTAATTCGCCCTTAATTGATCCGGAAATTGTAGATTTTTTGGTAGAAAAAATTAAATCATTAGAAATTGATTATATGTGGACAGAAGGCTTTCCAGAAGGGATAGGAACAGAGCTATGGAAAGCGGATATTTGGCATAAATTTTGCGAAATTGATCCAAAAGGAATATTCTTGAGAATTACTGGGGGACATCACTCATTTGCAAAAACATCAACTTTATTCAAGAAATATTGTGTAAAAGCTGAGAATATTTGGAATAAACTAGATCTTAATCTATCAATTGATTCATCAAAGCAACTAAGTTTAATGAGAAAAATTTATGATAGGTTCTATAAAGAGGGAGAGATAGTTGATACAAAAGAGGTTTTAAGAACTTATGAAGAAGAACCAGAATTCTTCGAGGTTTTACATCGTGATCAGATTGAGATTGAATTGACTAATGACTGTAATCTAAATTGTATTATATGCCCTCGAACTTCAAAGATGACACGGGAAACTGGCTATATGGATTTTGATCTTTTTAAAAAGATAATAGACGAAACATCTGCTTCAAGTGTACATTTTTCAGGTCTTGGAGAACCTCTACTTCATCCAAATGTTTTGGAGATGTTTGCTTATGCTAAAGATAAAGGGCTTGAAGTTGGCCTCTGGACGAATGGACTAAATTTAGATGAAAAATTTTCAAGGGATATTATTGAGAAAGGACTTCTGGACTATATAATTTTAGGTTTAGATGCAGCAACAAAAGAGACTTATGCTAAGATAAAAGGAGTTGATTTATTTGATAAGGCAGTATATAATATTACAAAATTTTTGGAGCTAAAGAGAGAGCTTTTAAAAGATGCTCCCAGGGTTTATGGGACAAGAAAGCCGTTAGTTGGTATTCAAATTGTTAAAATGAAAGAGAATGAGGCTGAGATTGAACAATTTATGGAAAGATGGGATTTTCAAGAGAAAGCCAAAAAGATGATTAATTACCGAAACGGGGTACAACAGAAGGATTCACGGGTAAATGTTGAGTTATGGGAAACCCTTTATGAGAAATTCTTACCAGTTGAATATGCTATCATTGGACATTTCAATAACTTCTGTGGTCAGATAGAGGATAGAAGTGTCGTAGATGTTACCCCCTTAAAGAGATTTCCCTGCAAGCAACTGAAAGCAGGCCTTTCTGTGTTATGGAACGGAGATGCAGTCCATTGCCGCCAGGACTTTAATGGAGAGTATAGCTTTGGAAATCTTAAAGGTCAAGCATTGGAGGAAATCATAGAAAGTAAGAGATTAAAAGGCATCTGTCAGATACACAAGAATAAGAACTATAAGAGATTACCACTTTGTGCTAATTGCAAAGAGTGGTATTATAATATTTATGCTTAA
- a CDS encoding nucleotidyltransferase domain-containing protein, translating to MDDKVIALFLERIQDFRDEIDTIYLFGSQVRGTARPNSDYDLLIVIPQKDRRLKDKLYLDS from the coding sequence ATGGACGATAAGGTTATTGCCTTATTCTTAGAGAGAATTCAGGATTTTAGAGATGAGATTGATACTATATATCTCTTTGGATCACAGGTAAGGGGAACTGCCAGGCCCAATTCAGACTACGATTTATTGATAGTAATTCCTCAAAAAGATAGAAGATTGAAGGATAAACTTTATCTCGACAGTTAA
- a CDS encoding type II toxin-antitoxin system HicA family toxin → MQRMIPTNWETQVKVFERFGCIFKRQKGSHLIFRFSGAKRPVVIPKHKEVSVSIIKANMKTVAMTQEKYFELINEIQKRKSTLIVRGVKSGIYRLPETTRLINRDFKRHKET, encoded by the coding sequence ATGCAACGAATGATTCCTACTAATTGGGAAACTCAAGTAAAAGTGTTTGAAAGATTTGGGTGTATTTTTAAAAGACAAAAGGGATCTCATCTAATCTTTCGATTTTCTGGCGCAAAAAGACCAGTGGTAATTCCAAAACATAAAGAAGTCAGTGTTTCTATAATCAAGGCTAACATGAAAACTGTTGCTATGACTCAAGAAAAATATTTTGAGTTGATTAATGAAATTCAAAAAAGGAAATCGACACTAATTGTACGAGGTGTAAAGAGTGGTATATACCGATTGCCTGAAACCACAAGATTAATCAACAGGGACTTTAAGAGACATAAAGAGACCTAA
- a CDS encoding HEPN domain-containing protein, with product MNKEIMVGYLNTARSKIEAAKILLDHCKYDDAVSRAYYAVFHCAQALLLSIGVKAESHSGVRQLFGLYFIYTFALFVIPAQAGIQKP from the coding sequence TTGAATAAAGAGATTATGGTAGGATATCTCAATACTGCAAGGAGTAAGATTGAGGCGGCTAAGATTCTATTGGACCACTGTAAGTATGATGATGCAGTCTCTCGAGCATATTACGCTGTCTTCCATTGTGCCCAGGCATTACTTCTTAGTATTGGAGTTAAGGCCGAGAGCCATTCAGGAGTAAGACAGTTATTCGGCTTATATTTTATTTATACTTTTGCACTTTTTGTCATTCCTGCGCAAGCAGGAATCCAGAAGCCTTGA
- a CDS encoding nucleotidyltransferase domain-containing protein produces MDDKVIALFLERIQDFRDEIDTIYLFGSQVRGTARPNSDYDLLIVIPQKDRRLKDKLYDVVVDILCETGTDISLKILKREDFDYLSQIPTPFMENILREGIKIE; encoded by the coding sequence ATGGACGATAAGGTTATTGCCTTATTCTTAGAGAGAATTCAGGATTTTAGAGATGAGATTGATACTATATATCTCTTTGGATCACAGGTAAGGGGAACTGCCAGGCCCAATTCAGACTACGATTTATTGATAGTAATTCCTCAAAAAGATAGAAGATTGAAGGATAAACTTTATGATGTGGTTGTTGATATCTTATGCGAAACGGGAACGGATATTTCACTTAAGATCCTAAAAAGGGAAGACTTTGATTATTTATCGCAGATTCCCACTCCATTTATGGAGAATATCTTGAGAGAAGGTATAAAGATTGAATAA
- a CDS encoding HepT-like ribonuclease domain-containing protein: MKGVEEVMKKRGPMEPLFNQNRIELAFLFGSILETEEAKDIDIAVLFSKYDFDKYINTYEDLCRILKTRQIDLVVLNRSNPAIKMESLLKGRILYSNNEKTWSKFSVNTCFEYEEYQKFKREYLENLRLSIKEGLSVSHRELNEERLHTYLSQLREAMKKLKKLSGRFSSFSEFEAMEETRDLCIHYLRIALESVLDVCRHFLAVTGVSLTDYNSTNLIKLSGEKGLLPYSFANKIKGMAGMRNAIVHVYWNLDYQVIYKAITENLADLDEFAKRVEEFLERESS, translated from the coding sequence ATGAAAGGCGTAGAGGAGGTTATGAAAAAAAGAGGGCCAATGGAGCCTCTTTTTAATCAAAACCGGATAGAATTAGCCTTTCTCTTTGGTTCCATCTTAGAAACTGAGGAGGCTAAGGATATCGATATCGCTGTCCTTTTTAGTAAGTATGATTTCGATAAATATATCAACACTTATGAGGACCTGTGTCGAATCTTAAAAACAAGGCAGATAGACCTGGTAGTGCTTAACCGGTCGAATCCGGCTATTAAGATGGAATCTTTGCTGAAGGGAAGAATACTTTACTCAAATAACGAGAAAACCTGGAGCAAGTTTAGCGTCAATACCTGTTTCGAATATGAAGAATACCAGAAGTTTAAAAGGGAATACCTGGAAAATCTTAGACTTAGCATAAAGGAGGGCTTATCTGTGTCCCATAGAGAATTAAACGAAGAAAGATTACACACTTACCTTTCTCAACTTAGAGAAGCAATGAAGAAGCTTAAAAAACTATCTGGTAGATTTTCCTCTTTTAGTGAATTTGAGGCTATGGAAGAGACAAGGGATCTCTGTATTCATTATCTCCGGATAGCGCTTGAATCAGTGCTTGATGTTTGCCGGCATTTTTTAGCCGTAACAGGTGTGAGCTTGACAGATTATAACTCTACTAACCTGATAAAGCTATCTGGAGAGAAGGGGCTTTTGCCATACTCATTTGCCAATAAGATAAAAGGTATGGCCGGGATGAGAAATGCTATTGTGCATGTTTATTGGAACTTAGATTACCAGGTTATCTATAAAGCCATAACCGAAAATTTAGCTGATCTTGATGAGTTTGCCAAAAGGGTGGAAGAATTTCTTGAGAGGGAATCATCATGA
- a CDS encoding KpsF/GutQ family sugar-phosphate isomerase — protein sequence MKADIIEKAKEVIRIEAEAVEVLAPRIDESFVKAVELILACQGKVIVTGMGKSGLIGQKIASTLASTGTPAMFLHPAEGIHGDLGMVGGKDLVVAISNSGETAEINALLPVLKKMGLKIISLVGDKGSYLARESDIYLDVGVKREACPLGLAPTASTTAALVMGDALAVALLNNRGFTREDFAFLHPGGSLGRRLMLKVKDIMITGEQIPVVSEDVTMEEALLEITGKRLGFTTVVNQEDRLVGIITDGDVRRIVQAHRDFYQQRVKDVMSKNPKTIESDRYAVEAVEMMERHEITSLVIVNEAKKPAGIIHLHDLLGRGRFRFEG from the coding sequence ATGAAAGCAGACATTATTGAGAAGGCCAAAGAGGTAATTCGCATTGAGGCTGAGGCCGTGGAGGTCCTGGCCCCTCGAATAGATGAGTCTTTTGTCAAAGCAGTAGAGCTTATTTTGGCTTGCCAGGGTAAGGTAATCGTCACCGGGATGGGTAAATCTGGCTTGATCGGTCAGAAGATTGCCTCTACTTTGGCCAGCACTGGAACGCCGGCTATGTTTTTACATCCGGCGGAAGGGATTCACGGCGATCTGGGTATGGTGGGCGGTAAAGACCTGGTGGTGGCCATCTCTAATTCCGGCGAGACGGCTGAGATTAATGCTCTTTTGCCGGTGCTAAAAAAGATGGGCCTGAAGATAATCTCTCTGGTGGGGGATAAAGGGTCCTATCTGGCCAGAGAAAGCGATATTTATTTAGACGTTGGTGTGAAAAGAGAGGCCTGTCCACTGGGATTGGCCCCTACCGCCAGTACCACGGCCGCCCTGGTAATGGGAGACGCCCTGGCCGTGGCCTTATTGAATAACCGGGGTTTTACTCGGGAAGATTTTGCCTTCCTCCACCCGGGCGGTAGTCTGGGCCGAAGATTGATGCTTAAAGTGAAGGATATAATGATCACCGGGGAACAGATCCCGGTGGTTTCCGAAGACGTCACGATGGAAGAGGCCCTCCTGGAGATAACCGGGAAGCGATTGGGATTCACTACCGTGGTAAATCAAGAAGACAGGCTGGTAGGAATAATAACTGATGGAGATGTCAGGCGGATTGTGCAGGCGCATAGAGATTTTTACCAGCAAAGAGTGAAGGATGTAATGAGTAAGAATCCGAAGACTATTGAGTCTGACAGGTATGCGGTGGAGGCGGTCGAGATGATGGAAAGGCATGAAATTACCTCCCTGGTCATTGTAAATGAGGCGAAAAAACCGGCCGGAATAATCCATCTTCACGATCTACTTGGCCGAGGAAGATTCCGATTTGAAGGATAG
- a CDS encoding winged helix-turn-helix transcriptional regulator, with amino-acid sequence MINNNHLKFLQPTPPFRELMILLEIEKNSRISQHILAHRVGLAPSMVNNYIKGLTERGIVEVKGESHRRLTYSLTSKGLDQRALLLSSYMIETIKLYKNAKAEFKVRLNKFIEEGLERVIFYGAGETAEVVFPVAEELGFNVVAVVDNDPQKQGQEFAGRIILAPSHIERIRPDGVIITSMGYHHQIYESIKRLEEQGIKVRKL; translated from the coding sequence ATGATTAATAACAACCACCTCAAATTTCTGCAACCTACACCTCCCTTCCGGGAGTTAATGATCCTCCTCGAAATCGAAAAGAATTCAAGAATAAGTCAACATATCCTGGCTCACCGGGTTGGATTGGCTCCTTCTATGGTCAATAATTACATTAAAGGTCTTACCGAACGAGGGATTGTCGAGGTCAAGGGCGAGAGCCACCGCCGTTTGACTTACTCCTTGACTTCTAAAGGGCTTGACCAAAGGGCCTTGCTCCTAAGCTCTTACATGATTGAGACCATAAAATTATACAAGAATGCCAAGGCAGAGTTTAAGGTTCGGCTAAATAAATTTATTGAAGAGGGACTTGAACGGGTAATCTTTTATGGGGCCGGGGAGACAGCCGAAGTAGTCTTTCCCGTGGCTGAAGAGCTGGGGTTTAATGTGGTGGCGGTGGTAGATAATGATCCACAAAAACAGGGCCAGGAATTTGCGGGGCGGATTATCCTGGCGCCAAGTCATATCGAACGGATTAGACCGGATGGGGTTATTATTACCTCAATGGGGTATCACCACCAGATATACGAATCAATTAAGCGTCTGGAAGAGCAGGGGATCAAGGTGCGGAAACTGTGA
- a CDS encoding NAD(P)/FAD-dependent oxidoreductase, with protein sequence MEKVDITIIGAGVVGLAIAAEVANEAREVLVIERHESFGQETSSRNSEVIHAGIYYPKGSLKAKLCVEGKQLLYQICHRQGIPCQQIGKLIVALNEEEIKGLEALLAKGEQNGVNDLRIISADEVKRMEPHIKAKAALYSPSTGIIDTHRLMKYFEFTAKDKGATLAYECEVQSVERWAPGYKVGLQDVDGQVFSFLSRVVINSAGLQADKIAALAGIDIDTAGYRIHYCKGEYFKVRGGKHKLVHHLIYPSPTAISLGIHTVLDLQGMMKLGPNAFYVDEIDYQVEEAHKKDFLTSVKPILPFVEEEDLTPDMAGIRPKLQAPGKPVRDFIIKHEESLGLGGLINLIGIESPGLTAAPAIAGYVREMVEGYLLNKSG encoded by the coding sequence ATGGAGAAGGTAGACATTACCATTATTGGAGCCGGTGTGGTTGGTCTGGCCATTGCGGCGGAGGTGGCTAATGAAGCCAGAGAAGTGCTGGTGATAGAACGGCACGAAAGCTTTGGACAGGAGACCAGTAGCCGAAACAGTGAGGTCATCCACGCCGGCATTTATTACCCCAAAGGCTCCTTAAAGGCCAAATTATGTGTTGAGGGGAAACAACTCCTCTACCAGATATGTCACCGCCAGGGAATTCCCTGTCAACAAATAGGCAAATTGATCGTGGCTTTAAATGAGGAAGAGATTAAGGGGCTGGAAGCGCTTTTAGCTAAAGGAGAGCAAAACGGGGTTAATGATCTCCGAATAATCTCGGCCGATGAAGTCAAAAGGATGGAACCGCACATTAAGGCTAAAGCGGCTCTTTATTCTCCCTCCACTGGGATTATTGATACCCACCGTTTAATGAAATATTTCGAATTTACAGCCAAAGATAAAGGCGCCACCTTAGCTTATGAATGTGAAGTGCAGTCCGTCGAAAGGTGGGCGCCAGGATACAAAGTAGGCCTCCAGGATGTAGATGGCCAGGTATTTTCCTTTTTAAGCCGGGTAGTAATCAATTCGGCCGGCCTTCAGGCGGATAAAATAGCCGCCTTAGCTGGTATAGATATTGATACGGCTGGATATCGGATACACTATTGTAAAGGGGAATATTTCAAGGTGAGGGGAGGCAAACATAAGCTCGTCCATCACCTTATCTATCCTTCTCCTACGGCCATCAGCCTGGGCATACATACTGTTTTGGATCTACAGGGGATGATGAAGTTAGGCCCTAATGCCTTCTATGTCGATGAGATTGATTATCAGGTGGAAGAAGCCCATAAGAAGGACTTTTTGACCTCTGTCAAGCCAATTCTTCCTTTTGTGGAAGAAGAAGATCTTACTCCGGATATGGCCGGGATCAGACCAAAGCTTCAAGCTCCGGGCAAGCCGGTCAGGGATTTTATCATCAAACACGAAGAGTCCTTAGGATTAGGCGGTCTGATCAATCTCATCGGCATAGAATCCCCTGGTTTAACCGCTGCTCCGGCTATTGCTGGATACGTAAGAGAGATGGTTGAAGGGTATCTTCTCAATAAATCGGGGTAA
- the mutM gene encoding bifunctional DNA-formamidopyrimidine glycosylase/DNA-(apurinic or apyrimidinic site) lyase — protein MPELPEVETIVRGLKEKIPGQQINRVKVNLDKVVKGDKKDFGLRLTGLAFQDVRRRGKMIVFHLSEGWSLVVHLKLTGQLIYTQPEAPVAKHTHIIFELERGNQLRYLDLRQLGFLLLARTDQVDNLPQLTELGTDALEISSQDFGKLISSKRGAIKSLLLNQSLLAGVGNLYSDEALHRAQIHPLQPANTLTPSQIEKLYQAIRKILIKAIELKGSSVDNYVDSEGERGAYQAFHQVYDREGKSCFQCGQPVKRIKLGSRSTYFCPNCQKLEVRGQKAETSDF, from the coding sequence ATGCCGGAATTACCAGAAGTGGAGACCATTGTCAGGGGGTTGAAAGAAAAGATCCCTGGCCAACAAATAAACCGGGTGAAAGTAAATCTGGACAAGGTCGTAAAGGGTGATAAAAAGGATTTTGGCTTACGGTTGACAGGGCTTGCCTTTCAGGATGTCAGGCGCCGGGGGAAAATGATTGTCTTCCATCTCTCTGAAGGTTGGAGCTTAGTGGTCCATCTTAAGCTGACCGGGCAGCTTATCTATACTCAGCCGGAAGCGCCAGTAGCTAAACATACCCATATCATCTTCGAGCTGGAGAGGGGAAACCAACTTCGCTATTTAGATCTGCGCCAGTTAGGATTTCTGCTTTTGGCCAGGACAGACCAGGTAGATAACCTCCCTCAGTTGACCGAACTAGGAACTGATGCCTTAGAAATTTCTTCTCAGGATTTCGGAAAACTAATCTCCTCTAAGAGGGGAGCCATTAAGTCGTTACTTCTTAACCAGAGCCTTCTGGCCGGCGTAGGAAATCTCTATTCAGATGAGGCCCTCCATCGGGCTCAAATCCATCCCCTTCAACCAGCCAACACCTTAACTCCCTCCCAAATTGAGAAACTTTATCAGGCCATCCGAAAGATCTTAATTAAAGCCATTGAGTTAAAAGGATCAAGTGTAGATAATTATGTCGATTCAGAGGGTGAGCGAGGTGCTTACCAGGCTTTTCATCAAGTTTATGATCGGGAGGGCAAGTCTTGTTTCCAATGCGGGCAACCTGTTAAGCGAATTAAGCTGGGCAGCCGCTCTACTTACTTCTGCCCTAATTGCCAGAAGTTAGAGGTCAGAGGTCAGAAGGCAGAGACATCTGACTTCTGA